The Candidatus Poribacteria bacterium genome has a window encoding:
- the lpxB gene encoding lipid-A-disaccharide synthase, translating to MPSIMIVAGEPSGDLHASHVAHRLTALCSNITLFGMGGDRMEKASVKLDFHIRDSAVMGFADVITVLPMFLRKQAYLKRRIREERPDALLLVDFAEFNMPLAKFAQRQDVPVIYYIPPKAWAWRAGRARKLAKWANVVAAIFPFEAEFYRNAGANTEFVGHPLVDFVQTSFDAQAAREHLSLCETEGPVIGLMPGSRRSEIQHIFPVMLEAAANIAKVYPDAQWILPLAPGIPRELIAKYQQELKVEFPPIKIVEDATYPAMRASTLLLVTSGTATLEAACIGTPMIILFRTTPLNWHIVKALTPLERSGLPNLIAGRDIVPELLQTELTPTTLTELSLDFLQNPQKRESQREALQAVYAQLGTTGAAERTAELVLDAAESL from the coding sequence GTGCCGAGTATTATGATTGTTGCTGGAGAACCCTCCGGCGACTTGCACGCTTCTCATGTTGCACATCGACTCACGGCACTTTGTTCCAATATAACACTGTTTGGCATGGGCGGTGACCGGATGGAAAAGGCATCCGTGAAACTCGACTTTCATATCCGAGACTCCGCTGTTATGGGGTTTGCCGATGTCATCACCGTCCTGCCGATGTTCCTTCGGAAACAGGCGTATCTGAAGCGGCGTATCCGTGAGGAGCGTCCCGACGCACTCCTTCTCGTTGACTTTGCTGAGTTTAACATGCCGTTAGCCAAATTTGCGCAGAGGCAGGATGTTCCAGTCATCTACTACATCCCCCCGAAAGCGTGGGCGTGGCGTGCAGGTCGGGCACGGAAACTGGCGAAGTGGGCAAACGTTGTCGCAGCCATCTTCCCCTTTGAAGCAGAATTTTACCGAAACGCTGGCGCGAACACCGAGTTCGTTGGACATCCGCTCGTCGATTTTGTGCAAACCTCCTTTGATGCACAAGCCGCACGCGAACATCTCAGCTTATGTGAAACAGAAGGTCCTGTCATCGGATTGATGCCGGGGAGTCGCCGTTCCGAGATCCAACATATCTTCCCTGTCATGTTAGAAGCCGCTGCGAACATCGCCAAGGTCTATCCAGATGCACAGTGGATTCTCCCCTTAGCCCCAGGAATCCCACGCGAACTCATCGCGAAATACCAGCAGGAACTAAAGGTGGAGTTTCCGCCCATCAAAATTGTGGAAGACGCAACGTATCCAGCGATGCGAGCTTCAACCCTGCTGCTGGTCACCTCCGGCACAGCGACGCTTGAGGCAGCATGCATCGGGACACCGATGATTATCCTCTTTCGGACAACACCGCTTAACTGGCACATCGTCAAAGCATTGACACCATTAGAACGGAGTGGGCTTCCTAACCTCATTGCTGGACGTGACATTGTCCCGGAACTGCTACAGACAGAACTAACCCCAACTACTTTGACGGAGTTGTCCCTCGATTTCCTGCAAAATCCACAGAAACGGGAATCACAGCGCGAGGCACTTCAAGCCGTTTATGCGCAACTCGGCACGACGGGTGCCGCTGAACGCACTGCTGAATTGGTGTTGGATGCTGCAGAAAGTCTATAA
- the argC gene encoding N-acetyl-gamma-glutamyl-phosphate reductase, translated as MIKIGIVGASGYSGSELLRFLVNHPGELQVALCTSETYAGQCIENVLPNLRGFLSSAFEPLDLDSLKERVDAVVLAVPHKVAMSFAPKILKQGLRVVDFSADYRLEDAETYQAWYHAEHTSAELMPQAIYGLPERYRAKIRDAQLVANPGCYPTSAILAAMPLVAQGIVELDSIIVDSKSGISGAGPKPSENTHYPNRESNVVAYNIGVHRHTPEIEQELGAVASEPIRVTFIPHLVPMTRGILSTVYMRLTEEMSTQEALSIYSGFYENEPFVRVLPSDTYPETKAVLGSNYCDVGLEVDTRTRRVVVMAAIDNLGKGAAGAVVQNLNLMFGFNETDGLKVPGMMP; from the coding sequence ATGATAAAAATTGGAATTGTTGGCGCATCTGGATATAGCGGCAGTGAATTGTTACGTTTCTTGGTTAACCACCCTGGTGAATTACAGGTGGCACTCTGCACATCCGAAACTTATGCAGGACAGTGTATTGAGAATGTTCTCCCAAACCTCCGCGGGTTTCTCTCATCCGCATTTGAACCCTTAGACCTTGATTCTCTCAAAGAGAGGGTGGATGCCGTTGTCCTCGCCGTCCCACACAAAGTGGCGATGTCGTTCGCACCAAAAATTTTGAAGCAAGGCTTACGCGTCGTGGATTTCAGTGCAGACTATCGACTTGAGGATGCTGAAACATACCAGGCGTGGTACCATGCTGAACATACAAGCGCGGAGCTAATGCCGCAAGCGATATACGGGTTGCCGGAACGGTATCGTGCCAAGATTCGGGATGCCCAACTTGTAGCGAATCCGGGATGTTATCCAACGAGCGCCATACTTGCAGCGATGCCGTTAGTCGCTCAAGGGATTGTGGAATTAGACTCCATCATTGTTGATTCAAAATCAGGTATCTCTGGTGCCGGTCCGAAGCCGAGTGAAAATACCCACTATCCAAATCGAGAGTCTAACGTTGTCGCCTATAACATCGGTGTACATCGACATACGCCGGAGATTGAACAGGAATTAGGGGCTGTTGCATCGGAACCGATTCGCGTGACATTCATACCACACCTTGTCCCAATGACGCGAGGTATTCTCAGCACTGTCTATATGCGTCTCACCGAGGAGATGTCCACTCAAGAAGCCCTCAGCATATACTCAGGCTTTTACGAGAACGAGCCGTTTGTTCGGGTGCTTCCGTCGGATACATACCCGGAGACAAAGGCAGTGCTCGGTAGTAATTATTGCGATGTTGGGCTTGAAGTTGATACGCGGACCCGCCGTGTCGTAGTGATGGCGGCGATTGATAACCTCGGTAAAGGTGCTGCCGGTGCTGTTGTTCAGAATCTCAATCTGATGTTCGGCTTCAATGAAACCGATGGGCTGAAGGTGCCGGGGATGATGCCGTAG
- a CDS encoding AAA family ATPase, with product MEQALPHGAERRQLTVLFCDIVDSTAFTEKLDPEELRNLLEVYRTCVMEVVLAQNGHIARYFGDGILVYFGYPITHEDAAHRAVRAALGIVAAIETLNPYLQTTFGVEIKVRISIDTGRVVVWHISGQEVPEAIDIVGKTPNVAARMEKLATPNSVVIGDTTHQLVEGFFKCDALGASVLRGISQPVNIYQVLGEIPAQSRLDIASESGLTPLIGREREVERLKEGWTQVLEAKGQALLIEGEAGIGKSRCVQMIQAYVAQHSEAVTLESRCSPYYQNSPLYPILSLFQEHVVQFISTDTAETRLEKLENLLRDYSGQDTEAQADIPEMLPLLAELLEIPFEVQRQTEIGIGARLYSRPVEQDTYPSGWGGRQRRQQTLEVLVQVLLKMSEQKPILFVVEDLHWIDPSSIEFLTLLITRIEKARIFTVLSSRSDTHHFRNSVQPDENGNLRTLPDDHFTNTGVDREALEKLLQPLWAKILPLDPLTPPQVKTMIKHVAGDTELPSDLLMKIVEMTEGVPLFVEELTQMMLEGDTLALSSDALDATAPQTQTMGVPVTLQDLLTARLDELGPVKEIVQLGATLGREWTAELLHKIASGVKLGNNVFTDFSVLKAELDKLVNGYIFNRDELADNQSRYTFRHPLLRETAYQSLLKSRRQLYHQQIAEVLQSGDGFQPELVAYHYTEAGLPEKAIDYWHRAAHRALERSANVEGVRHIMQGLAALETLSTSVNTAEEQEAVKRRELELQTTLGTALIATKGYASPEVEVAYTRARELLEILEKTEETSLNDGSDLLLDEIKDLRFPVLFGLWLSHLVRGRLLSARELGEACVAIAKQAGNQAFEVEAHRALGATLYYLSEFKSALAYLDAGIERYQPQHHPVPAFLHYLAEPGMTLLAYSSPLLWCLGYPKQAEERLNKALTIGKDTNHPFSDAVSLHFKTVLYQYRGEVEVVDTSATEMLQICQEHEFSVWEAAATVMKGWALAERNAPEEGIAMIRKGIAAWEKTRAEMLLPFFLTLLAQAYQRAGHYTLALQTLDSALCVITRTGERTYAAELTRRKGELYLILAEKVEAFSNENTTATFEQAESYFEEALSIARGQDAKSWELRTALSLSELWRTQNRGEDAYNLLKPIYTWFSEGFDTKDLVRAKALLKELEVFASVPKPDEESRI from the coding sequence ATGGAGCAAGCATTGCCACATGGGGCAGAACGCCGCCAGTTAACCGTCCTTTTCTGTGATATTGTGGATTCCACCGCATTCACCGAAAAACTGGATCCTGAAGAACTCCGAAATCTTTTAGAAGTGTATCGGACGTGTGTCATGGAGGTGGTTTTAGCACAAAACGGGCATATTGCACGCTATTTCGGTGATGGTATCCTCGTTTATTTTGGATACCCGATTACACACGAAGATGCTGCACACCGCGCCGTGAGAGCCGCTTTAGGTATCGTTGCCGCTATAGAAACGCTGAACCCATATCTCCAAACGACTTTCGGCGTAGAAATTAAAGTTCGGATCAGTATTGATACAGGACGTGTTGTCGTCTGGCATATCTCAGGACAGGAAGTTCCCGAAGCAATTGACATCGTAGGAAAAACGCCGAATGTCGCGGCGAGGATGGAAAAACTGGCGACACCTAACAGCGTTGTGATTGGTGATACAACACATCAATTGGTTGAGGGCTTTTTTAAGTGCGATGCACTCGGTGCCTCTGTGCTCCGCGGTATTTCGCAGCCCGTGAACATCTATCAGGTGTTAGGTGAAATTCCGGCACAGAGTCGGTTGGACATCGCCAGCGAGAGTGGATTGACACCGCTTATCGGACGGGAACGTGAGGTTGAACGCCTCAAAGAAGGTTGGACCCAAGTACTCGAAGCGAAGGGGCAAGCCCTCCTTATTGAGGGTGAAGCCGGGATCGGAAAGTCGCGATGTGTGCAGATGATTCAGGCGTATGTCGCTCAGCATTCGGAGGCGGTTACCTTAGAAAGTAGGTGCTCGCCCTATTACCAGAACAGTCCACTCTATCCTATTCTTTCGCTGTTTCAAGAACACGTCGTGCAGTTTATAAGTACTGATACTGCAGAGACAAGACTCGAAAAACTCGAAAACTTGTTGCGTGACTATAGCGGACAGGATACTGAGGCACAAGCGGATATCCCGGAAATGCTGCCTCTCCTTGCTGAATTATTGGAGATACCTTTTGAGGTCCAACGACAAACAGAAATTGGCATCGGTGCTCGTCTTTACAGTAGACCGGTCGAACAGGACACATATCCATCAGGATGGGGAGGAAGACAGCGGCGACAACAGACGTTGGAAGTGCTTGTCCAAGTGTTGCTGAAGATGTCAGAGCAGAAACCGATACTCTTTGTCGTGGAGGATCTTCACTGGATTGATCCGTCGAGTATCGAATTTCTTACACTCTTAATCACACGGATCGAAAAAGCGCGCATTTTCACCGTCTTGTCCTCTCGTTCCGATACACATCACTTTCGGAACAGCGTACAGCCTGATGAGAACGGGAACTTACGGACGCTTCCCGACGATCATTTTACGAATACTGGGGTGGATAGAGAGGCTCTGGAGAAACTGCTACAACCGCTATGGGCGAAAATACTGCCGTTAGATCCACTTACACCACCGCAAGTGAAGACGATGATTAAGCACGTGGCTGGCGATACGGAATTGCCATCAGACCTGTTGATGAAAATCGTCGAAATGACAGAAGGGGTCCCGCTGTTTGTCGAGGAACTTACACAGATGATGCTTGAAGGCGACACCTTGGCACTGTCCTCAGATGCGTTAGATGCAACCGCTCCACAGACACAAACAATGGGGGTACCTGTAACACTACAAGACCTGCTAACAGCGCGGTTGGACGAACTGGGTCCCGTGAAGGAGATCGTCCAACTCGGGGCAACCTTAGGGAGAGAATGGACAGCCGAGCTGCTCCACAAGATCGCTTCTGGGGTCAAACTCGGAAATAACGTTTTTACTGATTTTTCAGTCCTGAAGGCTGAATTAGACAAATTAGTAAACGGCTACATCTTCAATCGCGACGAGTTGGCTGATAACCAGTCCCGCTATACGTTTAGGCATCCTCTGCTGCGTGAAACGGCTTATCAGTCTCTGCTAAAGAGCAGGCGCCAGTTGTACCACCAGCAGATTGCAGAGGTGTTACAGAGCGGAGACGGTTTCCAACCGGAACTCGTCGCATATCACTATACTGAAGCCGGGCTTCCTGAAAAAGCGATCGACTATTGGCACCGCGCTGCGCATCGCGCCTTAGAACGTTCGGCAAACGTTGAGGGTGTTCGTCATATCATGCAAGGGTTGGCAGCTCTCGAAACACTCTCAACGAGCGTCAACACGGCGGAGGAACAAGAAGCCGTTAAGCGGCGGGAACTGGAATTACAAACAACACTTGGTACAGCACTGATTGCGACCAAAGGGTATGCCTCTCCAGAGGTCGAAGTTGCTTACACACGCGCACGGGAACTGCTTGAAATACTCGAAAAAACGGAGGAGACCTCTTTAAATGATGGCTCCGATCTCTTGCTTGACGAGATAAAAGATCTTCGCTTTCCAGTTCTGTTTGGGTTATGGCTCTCTCATCTGGTCCGCGGACGGCTCCTTTCCGCACGTGAGCTCGGTGAAGCCTGTGTTGCTATCGCCAAGCAAGCAGGAAATCAAGCGTTTGAAGTCGAGGCACATCGCGCCCTCGGTGCGACGCTCTACTATTTGAGCGAATTCAAAAGTGCATTAGCTTACTTGGATGCCGGTATTGAACGTTATCAGCCCCAACATCATCCTGTGCCGGCGTTCCTTCATTATTTGGCAGAACCGGGAATGACACTCCTCGCTTACTCTTCACCACTCTTATGGTGTCTCGGCTACCCTAAGCAGGCGGAAGAGCGGCTTAACAAGGCACTCACAATCGGAAAGGACACGAACCATCCTTTTAGTGATGCAGTGTCCCTCCACTTTAAAACCGTGCTTTATCAGTACCGTGGTGAAGTAGAAGTCGTAGACACCTCGGCAACAGAGATGCTACAGATATGTCAGGAGCACGAATTTTCCGTCTGGGAAGCCGCAGCAACAGTCATGAAAGGTTGGGCACTTGCAGAGCGGAATGCCCCTGAAGAAGGGATCGCGATGATTCGTAAAGGTATCGCTGCATGGGAAAAAACAAGGGCTGAAATGTTGCTACCCTTCTTTCTCACACTGCTTGCACAGGCATATCAACGCGCTGGACACTACACTTTAGCTTTACAGACACTCGATTCCGCACTATGTGTTATCACACGCACTGGCGAACGCACTTATGCGGCAGAACTGACGCGTCGGAAGGGTGAACTTTACCTTATCCTCGCCGAGAAAGTTGAGGCTTTTAGCAATGAGAATACCACAGCGACTTTTGAACAAGCCGAATCCTATTTTGAGGAAGCCTTGTCAATAGCGCGAGGACAGGACGCAAAATCGTGGGAGCTCCGAACTGCGCTGAGTTTAAGCGAATTATGGCGGACGCAGAACCGTGGTGAAGACGCATACAATTTACTAAAACCGATATATACGTGGTTCTCAGAAGGCTTTGATACGAAGGACCTTGTGCGTGCAAAAGCTCTCTTAAAGGAGTTGGAGGTTTTTGCCTCTGTTCCTAAACCAGATGAAGAAAGTCGCATTTAA
- a CDS encoding tetratricopeptide repeat protein, translating to MKLQLPTLIAVCLAILLIGGMYFFGRDKAELGIAVNLESEEFKQIRTHATDAFNAGKYKQAIELYNTALKMRPENAEIYNDLGTVYYEQGLRYAGPSWPSWEKELRETSVEEAVSELKLAIDKTGSGAIILKTRDETVADAVEEEAKQLDGAVYRQRWENETTLSILIGQTKVFLLRARDYYIRALDLKPTHSVAYRNLGSFYMKVGRTDKALDYYQEAYKLDPRDAELEEYLNQFRK from the coding sequence ATGAAATTGCAACTACCGACACTTATCGCTGTTTGTCTTGCTATCTTGCTAATTGGTGGTATGTACTTCTTTGGCAGAGACAAGGCAGAATTGGGAATCGCTGTCAATTTGGAAAGTGAAGAGTTCAAACAGATCCGCACACACGCGACTGACGCGTTCAACGCGGGCAAATATAAACAAGCCATTGAACTTTATAACACGGCATTAAAGATGCGTCCCGAAAACGCTGAAATCTATAATGACCTCGGGACCGTCTACTATGAACAAGGACTCAGATACGCTGGACCGAGTTGGCCCTCATGGGAGAAGGAGTTAAGAGAGACATCCGTTGAGGAAGCAGTCTCAGAACTCAAACTCGCCATTGATAAAACCGGGTCGGGTGCCATCATACTCAAAACACGGGATGAAACGGTTGCCGATGCTGTTGAGGAAGAGGCAAAACAACTCGATGGAGCCGTCTATAGGCAACGGTGGGAAAATGAAACAACGTTGAGCATTCTGATTGGGCAAACGAAGGTCTTCCTGTTACGAGCTCGCGACTATTATATTCGTGCTTTGGATCTGAAACCGACGCACAGTGTGGCGTATCGTAACCTCGGTTCGTTTTATATGAAGGTCGGGAGAACCGATAAAGCACTTGATTATTATCAGGAAGCGTATAAGTTAGATCCGCGGGATGCTGAGTTGGAAGAATACCTGAATCAATTCAGAAAGTAA
- a CDS encoding sugar phosphate isomerase/epimerase, which yields MRLGVVGLCGDFLTLTPDEIANIKALEFTGLSFHFRSAEIPAVPQEACTRCAEMLESAKLDLVQFGITYEECLFHPDVAVREAAIASVQRGMATAVSLGALHYLFRPGSLNPDGAWTSHRDNYLPESMERLIETLKPIAEHAEQQELTLVMETHAVSIMGSPETCREVVERVGSERLRIVMDFVNHFQTLRQVYDSEDRLNHIFDVMGPVAPMAHIKDISVQNGLVLHLNEEVPGEGELALGVALKRFNALYPDGYGLIEHLPAEKIPLANTNVRRIAAENGVNIY from the coding sequence ATGAGACTTGGCGTTGTTGGACTTTGTGGAGACTTCCTCACACTCACACCAGATGAAATTGCAAACATTAAGGCACTGGAATTTACAGGCTTGAGTTTCCATTTCCGTAGCGCGGAGATTCCAGCCGTACCACAAGAAGCGTGCACACGTTGCGCAGAAATGTTAGAATCGGCGAAACTCGACCTTGTCCAATTCGGGATTACTTATGAGGAGTGTCTCTTTCATCCAGATGTCGCGGTACGAGAAGCAGCGATTGCAAGCGTTCAACGCGGCATGGCAACTGCAGTCTCTCTCGGTGCACTTCACTATCTGTTTCGCCCGGGGAGTCTCAATCCTGATGGTGCTTGGACATCCCATCGGGATAACTATCTCCCAGAATCGATGGAACGGTTGATCGAGACTTTGAAACCGATTGCGGAACATGCCGAGCAGCAAGAACTGACGCTTGTTATGGAGACACACGCCGTTTCTATTATGGGTTCACCGGAAACCTGCCGAGAGGTTGTGGAACGGGTGGGTTCCGAGAGACTTCGTATCGTCATGGATTTTGTCAACCACTTTCAGACGCTCCGGCAGGTTTATGACAGTGAAGATCGCTTGAATCACATTTTTGACGTGATGGGTCCCGTCGCACCGATGGCACACATCAAAGACATCAGCGTTCAGAACGGCTTGGTACTCCACCTCAATGAAGAGGTCCCCGGCGAGGGTGAATTAGCACTTGGCGTGGCACTAAAACGTTTCAATGCACTCTATCCGGACGGCTACGGATTGATAGAACACCTCCCCGCGGAGAAGATTCCGCTTGCGAATACGAACGTTCGGCGAATTGCCGCCGAAAACGGAGTGAATATCTACTAA
- the lpxK gene encoding tetraacyldisaccharide 4'-kinase — protein MEFTRSRDLASLQKKFFASPIRFLLIPLSWLYGAIISIRNRLYALGVFKTRTLPCRVISVGNIVVGGTGKTPAVITIAKYLQKEGKRVAILLRGYKRHVREEITIVSDGKKVCASPTESGDEAYMMTRHLSDIPIIAGKCRYLAGQVALERFNVDVLILDDGFQHRQLARDIDILTVPATHPFGNPRGLLPIGTLREPTSALRRADLILLTHADAPNVSLEAKEAVKQLAPNALILESVHQPIHLYPLASENSERNINVHIDIKELKGKRLLAVCGIGNPDTFVATLMRCLPENVELLAFPDHHVYTEADRRQIHAAFQASGADLIVTTQKDEEKLARIVTSYQLPVTSYQLLVLAISLVIKKDSEQFTDMLLASH, from the coding sequence ATGGAATTCACACGCTCTCGCGACCTTGCTTCGTTACAGAAAAAATTTTTTGCCAGTCCTATACGTTTCTTATTAATTCCGCTCAGTTGGCTCTATGGCGCGATTATCTCAATACGAAATCGACTTTATGCACTCGGTGTGTTTAAAACGCGCACGTTGCCGTGTCGAGTCATCAGTGTCGGTAATATCGTTGTCGGTGGAACGGGTAAAACGCCTGCTGTCATCACCATTGCGAAATATCTTCAGAAGGAAGGAAAGCGCGTTGCTATCTTGCTGCGCGGGTATAAACGCCATGTTCGTGAAGAAATAACAATTGTTTCGGATGGTAAAAAAGTATGTGCTTCTCCTACCGAAAGCGGTGACGAGGCGTACATGATGACGCGACACCTCAGCGATATTCCGATTATCGCAGGTAAGTGTCGCTATCTGGCAGGACAGGTTGCACTTGAACGCTTTAATGTGGATGTCTTGATCTTAGATGATGGATTTCAACACCGGCAGCTTGCACGTGATATAGATATTCTCACTGTCCCCGCAACACACCCTTTCGGAAATCCAAGGGGGTTACTGCCCATAGGAACCTTGCGTGAACCAACCTCTGCTCTCCGACGCGCAGACCTCATCCTGCTAACACATGCAGACGCACCTAACGTCTCTTTAGAGGCTAAAGAAGCAGTGAAGCAGTTGGCACCGAATGCCTTAATCTTGGAGAGTGTCCACCAACCAATACATCTCTATCCTTTAGCATCTGAAAACAGCGAAAGGAATATAAACGTCCACATTGATATAAAGGAACTGAAAGGAAAACGGCTTCTCGCGGTCTGTGGGATTGGAAATCCAGATACGTTTGTCGCAACGCTCATGCGGTGTTTGCCAGAAAATGTTGAGTTACTGGCGTTTCCCGATCACCACGTCTATACGGAAGCGGACAGGCGACAAATACACGCTGCGTTTCAAGCATCGGGGGCTGATCTGATTGTAACAACACAGAAAGATGAAGAGAAATTGGCAAGAATAGTAACGAGTTACCAGTTACCAGTTACCAGTTACCAGTTACTTGTATTGGCGATCTCGCTGGTCATCAAGAAAGACAGCGAACAATTCACAGACATGCTGTTAGCTTCGCACTAA